The following coding sequences lie in one Desulfitibacter sp. BRH_c19 genomic window:
- a CDS encoding xanthine dehydrogenase, giving the protein MSGKEFKYIGKDYSIRDGAGKVAGQLKYTADLKMPRMLHAKIVFSEVAHAKVKHIDVSKAMALPGVRAVATYLNSPGISYNSAMRYVGHILPEEEYIFDKTVRFIGDRVAAIAAEDLETAKKAASMIKVEYEELPTVFDPEEAIKDDSPEIHRGGNIISEIKVETGDIEIGFSQADSIFEDRYFVPAVHHGAIENHVVIADYDYNGKLTVWASTQNVFAYRLILSKVLELPLNKVRVIKPAIGGAFGGKLEMTIEPVAALLAKMTGRPVKLELNRRESIVSTRTRHAAVIYLRTGVKKNGVITATDVKVVANAGAYATGSSHVVGTMSHDIFRIYKNQNCRFYGVPVYTNSPTAGAMRGFGAPQVFFAQQAQINKIARALNLDIIELQSNNLVEPNGDDIYGKPLGNPRPIDCLVVGKDIFGWTKRKLLQNNERYKRGIGMAVGCHGNSCFGVHRDATALILKLNEDGTAILYTGTHDMGNGSITVQTLIISEVLGIKPEHIECIEADTETTPWNLGDYASRGTFVSGNAAKKVAEKMKNRILDEASEITGIKKDELELGDGYIYPRDEPNKKLSLSQVINHVHQVKQEEIIVCDTFVSPAGPSSYGAHFAEVEVDTETGKVKVLKYLAVHDVGKAINPMATVSQIQGGIQMGIGYALTEILELDVRGKTLNNSFRNYSIIKAKEMPEIQVVLIEEKESPGPYGAKGIGECATVPSAPAVVNAVSNALGLDFYNLPVNPKKVLTTIL; this is encoded by the coding sequence AGCGAAGTGGCCCATGCTAAAGTTAAACATATCGATGTTTCCAAGGCTATGGCACTTCCTGGTGTAAGGGCAGTAGCTACTTACCTTAATTCCCCTGGTATCTCATATAATAGTGCTATGCGTTATGTTGGTCACATTCTGCCAGAAGAGGAATATATTTTCGATAAGACAGTTCGGTTTATTGGAGATAGAGTAGCGGCAATTGCTGCGGAAGATCTAGAAACAGCTAAAAAAGCTGCAAGTATGATTAAAGTGGAATATGAAGAACTACCTACTGTGTTTGATCCGGAAGAGGCAATAAAAGATGACTCCCCAGAAATACATCGCGGTGGTAATATCATCTCTGAAATTAAAGTTGAAACTGGAGACATTGAAATAGGCTTTTCTCAAGCAGATTCTATCTTTGAAGATCGATATTTCGTGCCGGCAGTTCATCATGGAGCCATTGAAAACCATGTAGTTATAGCGGATTATGATTATAATGGAAAGTTAACTGTTTGGGCTTCTACTCAGAATGTGTTTGCTTATAGATTAATTCTTTCTAAGGTTTTAGAACTACCATTAAATAAAGTAAGAGTAATCAAACCTGCTATCGGCGGTGCATTTGGTGGCAAGTTAGAAATGACGATAGAGCCTGTAGCAGCCCTTTTGGCTAAAATGACAGGCAGACCTGTAAAATTAGAGTTAAATAGAAGAGAGAGTATAGTTTCCACTAGGACTAGACATGCGGCAGTAATTTACTTAAGAACTGGAGTAAAGAAAAATGGGGTAATTACTGCCACGGATGTAAAAGTAGTCGCAAACGCTGGGGCTTATGCAACTGGATCATCACATGTAGTAGGAACCATGAGCCATGATATATTTCGAATATATAAAAATCAAAACTGCCGTTTCTATGGCGTGCCAGTATATACTAATAGCCCAACTGCAGGGGCAATGCGAGGTTTCGGGGCTCCTCAAGTCTTTTTTGCTCAACAAGCCCAAATAAATAAAATTGCTAGAGCTTTGAACTTAGATATAATTGAGCTACAGTCCAATAATCTAGTAGAACCAAATGGTGATGATATTTATGGTAAGCCTCTTGGTAATCCTAGACCAATTGATTGTCTTGTAGTGGGAAAGGATATTTTCGGTTGGACAAAAAGGAAGCTATTGCAAAATAATGAAAGATACAAAAGGGGTATAGGCATGGCTGTTGGTTGCCATGGAAATAGCTGTTTTGGTGTGCATCGGGACGCCACCGCTTTAATTTTGAAACTCAATGAAGATGGGACAGCTATTTTATATACTGGAACCCATGATATGGGAAATGGCTCCATAACAGTCCAAACCCTTATTATTAGTGAAGTGTTGGGTATAAAACCCGAACACATTGAGTGTATTGAGGCAGATACTGAAACGACACCGTGGAATTTAGGGGACTATGCCAGTCGAGGAACATTTGTATCTGGAAATGCTGCAAAAAAAGTTGCAGAAAAAATGAAGAATAGGATTTTAGATGAGGCTTCTGAAATAACCGGGATCAAAAAAGACGAGTTAGAGTTAGGAGATGGATATATATATCCTAGAGATGAGCCCAACAAAAAGCTTAGCTTAAGCCAAGTGATAAACCACGTTCATCAGGTTAAACAAGAGGAAATCATTGTATGTGATACTTTCGTGTCCCCTGCTGGGCCCTCGTCTTATGGTGCTCACTTTGCAGAAGTTGAAGTAGATACAGAAACAGGGAAAGTCAAAGTCTTAAAATACTTAGCAGTTCATGATGTGGGGAAGGCGATTAACCCCATGGCAACAGTAAGTCAAATACAAGGGGGAATCCAAATGGGAATTGGATATGCCCTTACTGAAATATTGGAATTAGATGTTAGAGGAAAAACATTGAATAACTCTTTTAGAAACTACTCAATCATTAAAGCTAAGGAGATGCCTGAGATTCAGGTTGTACTAATTGAAGAAAAAGAATCCCCTGGCCCGTATGGAGCTAAAGGTATTGGGGAATGTGCAACAGTTCCATCTGCACCAGCTGTTGTAAATGCTGTTAGTAATGCCCTGGGTCTTGACTTTTATAACTTGCCAGTTAATCCAAAAAAAGTA